A stretch of DNA from Paramisgurnus dabryanus chromosome 19, PD_genome_1.1, whole genome shotgun sequence:
GCCGCGTTCCCTCTTCCTCCTTGAAACCGCGTTCACCAGAAAGTGCAGAGGTAAGCGAAGAGACAATCTTATAACATCGAAGGGTGCGTTTAATTTTTATGTCGTTTACTTTCActaaatagtttattttattGTCGAAGCGTCATTTAACTGTGATATTAATGATATTGGAGGTTATTGTGTAGTTTAAACACGGTCGGCTACAACGTGGGTTGATGTCGAGTTAAAGAAGTCTTCTGACTATTTTCcctgcatatttgttttaaaacctGCTAAAGTAAACTCTTTAATCGTTTAATATTAACATGCCGTCGTTCGCACATTTAATGTTCCCTTTTGTAGTCCCCTTGAGGCTTTTAAATAAACGCAATGTGAATTTGTTCCAGTACATGTTTATACTTTGACTTGTTGACAcgatttcattttttatttcatatcTATTTTTGCATGTTTCTCTTTGAGGTCATCCTTATAAATGTTTCCTTTTTAACTCTTTTACAGTATGCCTTTTATCATTTACAATGACGTCATCAGGCCACCGCTGCTGCAAAGGTAAAATGTCCAGCTGCATGCACCGTAAATCTGCACGTGTTGTGTTCCTACTTTGGCCCATTATAGTGTTCACACATACTAATCAGAGACATCTAGTTGAACATGCATACTAAAAGTTGCTTTACGTAAAATCGTCTGCAAAAAGTGAATAAAGTAAACATGAAAGAATTTAGTTCCTTAGTAGTTAATGTTTTGGCCAAGTATGGCCATTTGGCTCGATTTATTATGGATCTGGCAACCTCAGCTGTGAGCTTGTGAAGATTTTTGGTTTTCATTACATACACTGTGTATAGATAAACATTTGAAACCGATAACATGTAAACTCCACTGACGTAATCTGCATTCGGATTGAATTAAGTCGGGTTTAACCCATATTTATGCATGTAAACTTAGCCACTGGTAGTAAACCGACCGCTTGGCCCTGATCGAAGCCGTTCCTGTTCATCTATAGCAGGTGCGGTCAAACAGGAGCCAACAGCATCACTTTGACCGACGGTCGCTGTACAGTTAACCTGTAGCTGTCTCAGCAACATTAAGGCAAAGGACATCATCCACATGTTTAGTAAAAGATGTCTACTTCAATTGTCTAGGTCTGACTGTTGGTTATCTTGCAGGTCTGATGGTAGAGATGAGGTTAAACATCTCCACAGGAGGATGCGTTAAGTGAATGACTGGTAAGTTAACTACATATAGTGCACATTTGTCTAAAGTCTGAGAAGATCAGGTGTCAATGTTTGATTCCTCTCTTGTAAAGGTGTGATGGCCTATAGTTGCTTAATTCGcagagattggctgaatgaACCCGTGTGCGGTCTCTAAGGTTTGTTATGGTTTGTAGCTTATGTTTTAATCCTGGCTATGATGACAAAACTTGCCCTCTCTGAGAGAAAAACCTCTGTTATgagaattaaaatttttatctgAGCCAGCTAAAATTAAACACTGTGTTTTAGTGGTGTTTGCTTTTGCTTATTGTTGTTTTGCCACTTTAGATGCTACAATATACTGGCAGGAAGTCACCTAAAAGATGCTGTGCCTCCAGAGATGCTTAGTCCCTGTAAGAACCGTCGGTAAGTTGAACACTTGCTTTATTTGGCACGTTCCTAAGGATTGGTGCTGTCTCAGTGCACCTGATCCTCCAACTACGTGCCAAATTATTGGGGAGTCTTTGACTGGCTGGTCTGATGTGGCTTTGTCAGTCACTCTACTGTCCAACAAATTTAGCACTGTTTATGATCAAGTCACTTGCTCTATCTGTACTATAATTAATTTTCTTGTTAAAGGTGCAAGTTGGGGAAACTTGAGCTGGAGAATTCAGGCCCAGGTATGTCCAAGAACCATGACGACGTTTTATTTCCATGCTGATCTATGATGACACACTTTTATGGTGACTGCTGGATGAAACTTGCGGATATGGGACTGAGATCAATAATTTTAGATGTTTGTGTACTATGTAGTCTGTTTGGTTTGCTTATTTTGGCTTCTATTTTGAAGGTACGTGGTCTTCACTATGACTTGGGATGCTTGAGCTGTTGTATCGGAATTCTGAGTGGATCAGACTTTGCCACTTGTTTTGCCCAGGTATGTACATCAAAAACCATGGTTTGATTTCCATACTGATCGATGATGACACACTTTGTAATGGTGACTGTTGGATGAAACTTGCGGATATGGGACTGAGATCAATGCTTTTAGATGTTTGTGTACTCTAGTTTGTGTGGTTTACTTATTTTGGTTTCTATTTTAAAGGTGCATGGTCTTCACTATGGTTTAAAGGATGCAAGATGAAAGCTTCAGCTGTCTGACGTCCAAGTGGACCAGAGTTGGCACTTTTTCTTTGCTTGTCATGTGACCCAATTAGACTATTGGCCTAATATATTGGTGTTTCCATGTatgttttctgtttaataaaagCTTTCACTGGTCCAGAGGCGTGTGGTTTTTTATTCAATATAAATTTGAAGTAACTCAATGCAAATATTTTTGCAAACAAGAATTTCCACTTTAATAACCTCAATGCAGGTGAGGTTGTTTGCTTTAAGCTTTTACAAAGCCATTAAAACCCATTTACTCCTAAAACCTGATATTTCTGGATAAATACCCTTATCTCCTGAGGGTTTTTAGAAAAACAATAGTCAAGATATTACGTTTTTTGGTATATCTAAGCCTCTGTAGCACTTAGAAATAAAAGTAACTGGTGGTAGATGTTTTGGCGTGCAGCATCAGGTGCAAATGGGTTAAAAAGGATTTAAAGGGCAGAATGCATAGGGTTTTACACCATGAAGTTGCTACAACCCAGGAGCTGTTAATGTTTTAGTGCAGATATCATGAGGCAGCAGTTTACAAGGGCCAAGTTTTTTAGTAATTTCTCAGGACTCACAAATCCTTGAACTTTTGCGATAAACGAAACACCACACTCCAtgcatggttttttggtttattttaaatcttgcATTTTGAGGCTTTAGCAGGTAATGTTCACGTGTTACCACACAACCTACACAATTATGTACCAAATTAAAGCTTTGGGGTTTGTCATAAAAGGCAAGGCTCATGGGATAAaacgacaatgaaaacaaatacACCATTAACTGATTTAGTTTCCATTTACTGAACATAATTTGAAGTCTGCAATCTCGGAGTCTGGAGAGCTGCTGCCACTTCGGTCGCTGTATGTCTCtctgtaaataaaaacaaaacgtCAACCATATTTGTTGACATGCATGGCTTTTCAGATGGTTTCTAGAAAAAAGCATTGACTTCATTTTATAACCCTCAACTTTAAGCTTTATTAGAATATTTATTGACTGTCAGGAAAAGCTTTCGGTCCTTTTATAAGATGCATGTACATTGTGCTGCTCGGATAACACTGCTCCATACCGTGGTGAAAGCCGACAGTCTTTCTGGAGGTAACATTGAAGTCGGCCAGCGGCAGCCAGCAAGAGACCAAGGTACGGTGGAGATGGTTTAATCGGCCTAGATGTGAATTCTGGGTGATACTGTACACCAACGAAATAAGGTTGAtctgcaaaataaaaaacaacctaCTTTTATATCATGACCTCAGGCCAgtactttactaggggtgtaacaatacaCACTAATAATACCCGGTCCAATATCGCAATggagatattatgcacagctcttTCATATATTAGGGCTCTTTGCCTAGTAGGAAGCCCTTATCAATTAAAAATCAAGGGGCTTGAGTCATTTATAACAATCATTTGAGAAAGCATCACCTGtcataaaataatgaaaatcgATATAAATATGCGTATACACTTCTGCGGTGCATATTGAGTTTTGgcacaagagcgccccctggcttttggatgtagccagttaattcattgagaagcatagcaagcacaaTCGCACACTGTATCATTACATCCCTACACTTTACCGTGGAGGACCTTGCTATGTTCAGTGAATGCTttctaagaggctgtttacacttggcattaacatgcgttttcgtcaatcggatcacaagtggacgacgttaatgccaggtgtaaatggtgttcaaaatgttttgaacgcgtccactttcaaccactttcaaccacatccagccTTCTCTCcaaccatttatctaatctgaggtattaaacacaagttttacgtctttttttgacttctggcgtgaacacacATGAagagcgctatttttagcctttcattgatacatctaaagcggctgatctccgtagtttcgttttgaaagtgtgaaagttgcgcgatcctatttcatcaattgcgccgaaaattcagagaaagcgcttacatacacacgtacaaaacactgtgcagcatgtatacttgctaaacaagcagtggactccgacataatattagtttgcgtccatataaactcataattactcccgctcgcgtttgaatgacagcagagagactcgcccaccgtctcacagaccaatccctcacagtattcagcacagatgcggtcgaaagtggacaaaagagacggatttaaataccaggtgtaaacgtaatgtgtctctctcatccacttgtgatccgatcgatgaaaacacatcttaataccaagtgtaaacagcccctaagacATTGCTAATGTTACACACTCAGATCTCTGGGTGGTTGTATTTTGTCCTTAACGTACCGTCCAACTCGATGATCTCCATTCTCTCGCCCTCCACATCCTGACCTACAAACCGGAAGCCCTTCTCTTCAAAGTGCTCTTTGAGCTCTGGGTTCACCTACAAAGAGAAATACACTGTGTTACACCAAACATGATTTCATGCATGcccaaaaaatcttgaactcaAAAATGGGGGGAAAACGATTTAATGATttaactccacaattcagtactacacaGTTCAGTCTTTTCAATGTGTTACATTTACAACGTGTTCAGAAACGATTCTCTGAATTTATACTGACTTTACtaatgcattgcattgtgggatacagAATTGTGAGCTGTGTTTTTTGTTAGTGTTTATTTTATCTGTGGTATAACTATGTTTGAAAGAGCATATCAACTAAAATCATGCTAGGAATAAATGCGGAGATGATATACCTCAAAACGATGTCTGTGTCTTTCATCTACATGGTCTACATTTCCGTAAAGTCTTCCTGTATGAGGAAATCAAGGACATTTATATATCAGCACTAATACATTATTTAGCAGTACACTGTTGATATAGTATTAAAGGGAAGTTTACTAACGTAGTATGCTGTTTTGGGATTTGAAAATGGTCCGCCTTTTCCCCAATCGCATAGTGCCGCCCATCTGTCCTGGATTGTGCTCTGGCATGTCAATCACCTGGAAACAACCAAACAAATGCGGTCTTAAATTTACATCTGGTTTTATGTGCTAGTTATGATTTCAAAACTGAACATGTGACTGGATACACACCACAGGATGTTTGGATTCTGGGTCAAACTCTGTCGAGTTTGCATCTGTGGTAAAAGCAGCAGAATGACACAGTTAATATCTCAGGTAAAAATCTCTTGAGTTATCTGAAATCTGTTTACTGTAAATGCAGATGTACCTTTCCAACCCAACACGTGCCTGGCAAATTCACACACGGCTAACTGCATCCCCAGACATACACCTGAAAGATAAATCATGTAAGCACATACAAGATATTTGTCTTTATTGAATTATCTAGTTGTGATCTTACCCAGGAACGGCTTCTTCTGTTTTCTTGCCCAGCTGATGGCCTGAATTTTGCCCTCTGTCCCTCGAACTCCAAAACCTCCTGGGACTAAAATACCACTGGTGACATCAAAAACAGAAATAATTTTATATCTACATCAGAGATGTACAGATGTTATTCTTTGTACAATATTTTTAATAGGCAAGTTTTCGATCACTGCCTGGTTGCTATAACACGCTTACTTATTTAGGCCAGGAGAGGTATTGCAATGCACGCTTATGAGtcaaatgaaatatattttacaagGCTGTGTGCGTAAAAAGACGAAGTATACTTCAGGATAAGTGTACTCACTCTGCGCTGCATAGCTTCTGCCAGGCTTCATGATACTTCACAGGGTCCTCCTGTAAGGTACTGGGTTCCAGATCTGCCGAATCTATATACTAAAAGATAGAAACGGGTGTTGATACAAAAGTTGATGCCACATTACAGGACAGGTCGAATTCAACAGTATAATCTAGATGGTGGCTTAACTGGCCAGCTCATTACTGACCAATCAGATAATTAGATGTGCACTTTAAATGCTTCCAGCTCTTATAGGACAATCCTGCTCTCTGCAACTTATGACACATCAGTGATGTCATTACATAATGAGCCCTCATCCGTACAGTTGAAATACCCCTTTGATCACATTGCTTCAGTTTgttacattatatatttttgtgattttaatatgatTCTGAGCGTGACTTAACAAAAATCAGCATACTTTAAtcaaaaaaacaatgttaaaacaTCCTTGAAGCTTAAAGAGAATGACACATTTAAtactttacaaatgtttttatttacaactCATGGAAACGCCTGGAGGTGTTGTGAAGCATGacactgaaataaaaaacaacaagagacagacagaaatgaaaaaaaaaatattttgctgaTGTTCGTGAAAGCTTCGTGCGACAGAGCCACTTTGTCCTCAGCCGGCGTCTGCGCTAGGTTGACGATGACGGGCCATTGTGAATGGCAGTGAGTGCTCCACCAAAGTGCCCAGAACCATTGCctgaaagtaaattaaaatcattaaaatataaccttgcaaACTATCATACACTCATATAAAACAACGTGTCTCCATACTGTATGACTGATATGCAGTCAGTGAAtatcaaaatacatttctgttcaataattataatgataatgcattttatatgtaGGGCTCCTTACATTGAATAAACAATCTCAAAGTGCTAGTGTTCATAATGTAAATTCAACTAACAATACAATGTAAAGATTTCATTGACAGACTTTGATGCAAAATGTAGCCCTTTATTATACAGAAATTGGCTGTTGGTGTATTAGCCAAGGACAACACGCTcgccagattgttttatctaaACAGCCCTATGTTGTTAAAAATTACTGTTTACCAGGTATACAGCCACCAGGAATgtatggggctaggctaaatcctaaaacattcacaacgcgatgtagaaagattaagtgcatgcattgaaaaaagataggtatgtattaattagtctaagttgaggtaaaaacataggaaaatattgaaaaagggtgggttttcctttaacattactCTCGCATCAGCTGTTGTGTAAACAGtcacatttacacacatcaCGAATGACTGCCTGCGCAAGCGCGCACCACAGCCACCATAATGAATAAGTTACTCAGGGTAACGTTAGCTCAGAATTCGATTAGTAGCCGTATATCTCGGAACTCCGGGCAGAACACCCGGGTAACGATAAGCCTAGCTAACAATCATCCTGCTAAGTTAGCTAACATTAGTCATTTTGCTCGAAGCATAGGCAAACTTTATGCAAGGTCTACGTTTGTGCATTACTCGGCGTTGACTCGTtcctaaaaatacaatataagcgGTAGCTAACGCTAATTAAATCAAGCAAACAAATAGTTGTcgtttttggtccaaaaaagtTGACTTACCTCAAATAAGATGGTTCACGTTAAAAGTGTCCATCAGACTCGCGCGGTAGCCAGGTGTGTCTCTCATCCAAAGGACCGCGCTGTCTTCAAGATTCTGAAGGAAGTGCTAAGATTCTGATTGGCCCAGAGGAAAGCATGCTAAAATTCCGATTGGCCCAGAGAAATGTCAAGTATAAGAATTATCCAATAATGTTTGGCCATTCTAGCCCGCATGGCATTCAGATAAAGGGCAGCCttccgacccccccccccccccacctaaaaaaaaaaaaaaactccggTTCTATGCGATTCACGTGAATGACCCAATTGACCAAGAAAACGGCGATTGTCGCCGAAAAGCGACAAGTTTGCAGGTCTGATTATGGTTATTAAACAGCATCCGGCCTACGCGAGTCTCTAACCAACCCCACTGACATGCAGCATCAGTCGAATTCACTCACCTTGACCTCCAGTTTGTGGCTGATGGCAAGAGCCGAGTGCTCGAGAGCTTTAATCACAGAGGCGTACGAGTCGGAGAACTTCGTGTACTTCCCAACCAGAGCAATGGAGCATTGCTCCAACAACCTGTCtgacctgtcaatcaaacacAATATACACGAAAGGTGAACAAAACTGCAAATACATAATATgcattttgatttaaacctgCGCTTCATGAACCACATGCTAACCTATCGGACATCTCCTTCCACTTAGCAAGCATCTTCCTGGGTCTGCTTTCGATGGGCAGATTCAATCGGCGACAGAAGTATCCCACAATACCCTGATCCTCTAAGAGCAATGGCACTCTGTAGATAGACGAGACATCGTGGACGCAGATCACCTGCAGAAGATGACAAATTGTCCAAAGGTGAGTGACACAagtttcagggttcccacacctaagttaacttcaaattcaaggacatttcaaggactttccaggtccaataaattcctcaaattcaaggactagatgttacattgtgttatctttaaagatacattgttacagttcccttttgagggaacttgcACTGCGTCACTGCGTTGACACTTTAGGGACGTGTccaagggtaagtgcgtctgaatgtgtatatcaaattcaaccaatggtgaggcttaaacgaataagacagggtgacgcgggagtcaggaagtatatcgctatctgaaatattgccaaagacggcgttacagggacgcaggaagtatggcaagagagACACAgagtctcgttcccttctcagggaacaacagttacatacgtcacccgagacgttttcatgtgtcaaacacaactatgcaataaaagcattttggtacgaatcaacatttgcatacaaaagatataagcattcaaagtgaacagtttagcacgtgtgccttttaagtctagaatttttatgatattatcctacactacacagggaaaggatttttttccagaaaatttcttgcactttcaatgacctgtatctatggatgtatattttcaaaaactttccccccagattcacaaactttcaaggatgtcaaggacccgtgggaaccctgaagtTTGTTCATAAGCCAATGGCAAACGAGTAGTGCATTAAAATCTCTGGTCGCATCCTTTTTAATGGAAAATTTTATTTGGCAAGGCCTCAAAATGTACCAATGATATATTTTCGTAACAGTGCCGCACTGGCAAGTTACAGATCTCTTAACTGGCCCAAGGATCATTCACACTGGCCCCAGGCTGTCCCTATTTTGACAAACCTTTGGTGGCTTTCAGATAGGGCtgggaaaaaaaatcaattttgcgatttttttaacatggtcgattaaaaatcgttTCTCAAAAGCCacgaatacattttttttaatgaaataacctgatcctgtttgatcaaggaatgcgactgtttttacttttttcagcatacatttttcatcttgcatcaaaattgtattgtatttaacataattgtatgcgcatttgaaaattagagatAGATTCTGTTTTAGTGtaccaaaaataaaatgtaatacaggttggtggctcttaatttctttttattaattgcCCACTTGTAACCTTATGTtcactttttttttataaataaagtgtttgtattaaatctatattcattgagttgaatcgagaatcaagtataaaaatcggtccgagaatcggaatcgaacaGAGAATCGATAGCTTATGAATCGAAATTGACTCGATAccgaacatctgaatcgatacccagccctactttCAGACCTGTGCTTCTCGACTTTACTGTAAAATCTTACCTGTTCAGGTTCCACATGACAAAACATGGAGATCTTTTCTTTAACAGAGTTATCAAGTGGAGTGGAGCATCTACACATGATCTGAAagagaaaacacaaaataaatgtgtgtgtgctatatatatatttttgtgttacttACTTTCGTACAAAACGCATCAGAATTAGAATAGAAATTAGACCtctataaatttctttgttgtgctaaacacaaagatattagcaatgaaacaggaaccagaagcaccactgacttccataatagttaaaaaatactactatggaagtcaatggtgcctaacagtttggttacaaacattgctcaacaTATCTTCCCTTTGTGTTGAACAGAACAaagaaagtttgtaacaacatgagggtgagtaaataaattacaatttaaatttttggggtgaactatccctttaacacgaAAGATTTTGGCTTGCTCACCAGGTCAGGTGAAAGCCCCAGTCCTCTGAGCTCTCTTACACTGTTTTGGGTGGGTTTGGTCTTTTGTTCTCCTGTAGCGCTGGGCTAAACATTAGAGATTTGGTTACTCATTTACCACAGTAGGTTCACCTGTCATctcatattttaatgtaaatatatgCATACACACAGCCGCTCACCTGTGGCACGAGACTGACGTGAATATTGCAGAAATTCTCTCTTTTCACTTTGAACTGGAACTGTCTGAAGGCTTCGACAAAAGGCATGCTCTCGATATCTCCTACCGTACCACCCAGCTGTATACATAGCGACAAAACTTCAGATATTGAAAACCTATTAAAAAACCTATAAAGTACTGTATGTATGCGTTTGTCTTACCTCTATGACACACACTTGAGGCTCAACATCATCATCGTCTATAGGAACTCTGGCTTGACGCATCACCCACTCCTGGATAGCATCGGTTATGTGCGGCACCACTAGATTAAACAAATGTACAATATTAACAATGTTTGTCAATGAATACCAACTTCCTGGAAATCTTTATAAAGGAAAGTTGCAGGTGTCATAAAAgacacattattattattataataaactaTTAGTAGCAGCTCATGTAATAGCAGACGTTCTCGAGCAGCTTCTCACCCTGTACAGTTTTGCCCAGATAATCTCCTCGACGCTCTTTGTTGATAACCGACTGGTAGATCTTGCCGGTGGTCAGGTTGTTGTCTTTGGTGAGCCGGATATCGAGAAAGCGTTCATAGTTTCCCAGATCTAAATCAACCTCTCCTCCATCATCCAACACAAACACTtcacctacacacacacacacacacacgacacattacatttatatacagATCCTCTACACTAGTTATATAGTAAAATAGATTTAATTTAGTTGTGTTTTTGGCCTCTATAGCAAAGATACTACAtgtttaaaagaaccaatctaaacttaagaaataaaagttatggtacagttgatgtcaggtttaattgcTGGTCAGAAATATTTAGTTTTATCCTGCGATATTAGACACATCTGTCTTTCCCCATTCAAACAGGTAAGACTTTAGTCtcgcatgactgaaataactgcccgGAGGCAATGCAAACATGGCCGCCTAGTTAAGTGACATTCTTAAAGGGACTTTGTgtatagagggtatgcattgaCGTCACTTTTCCACATGACCACGCTGATGCTTGCCCTGTTGAGCGGCAAAACActcaacaaaatggctggttttcaaAGCGGCTGCTGCGAAAACGGCAGTCAAACTGACTATTATTATCagtttaaattgaatttagttggccttAACAGTGACCCTAACAACTTGCCAAACAACCAGTAGTCTGTGGACATTGGCACTTTTCCTGACATATATGTTTGTCTTGTCTAACACTATTAAACCATCCCACCTTTGTTGAACAAAGGGCTCATCATAATGGATGTTTTTAATGAAGGCTCACTGACATAACTTTGCAATTACACAGAATAAGAGTTttcatttgtgtattttttataggATTTTTATCCCAAAATTGTACATACTTGACATATGGCTACTGCTACTGATTTACTTCtgctttga
This window harbors:
- the ctps1a gene encoding CTP synthase 1, producing MKYILVTGGVISGIGKGIIASSVGTILKSCGLHVTAIKIDPYINIDAGTFSPYEHGEVFVLDDGGEVDLDLGNYERFLDIRLTKDNNLTTGKIYQSVINKERRGDYLGKTVQVVPHITDAIQEWVMRQARVPIDDDDVEPQVCVIELGGTVGDIESMPFVEAFRQFQFKVKRENFCNIHVSLVPQPSATGEQKTKPTQNSVRELRGLGLSPDLIMCRCSTPLDNSVKEKISMFCHVEPEQVICVHDVSSIYRVPLLLEDQGIVGYFCRRLNLPIESRPRKMLAKWKEMSDRSDRLLEQCSIALVGKYTKFSDSYASVIKALEHSALAISHKLEVKYIDSADLEPSTLQEDPVKYHEAWQKLCSADGILVPGGFGVRGTEGKIQAISWARKQKKPFLGVCLGMQLAVCEFARHVLGWKDANSTEFDPESKHPVVIDMPEHNPGQMGGTMRLGKRRTIFKSQNSILRRLYGNVDHVDERHRHRFEVNPELKEHFEEKGFRFVGQDVEGERMEIIELDDQPYFVGVQYHPEFTSRPIKPSPPYLGLLLAAAGRLQCYLQKDCRLSPRETYSDRSGSSSPDSEIADFKLCSVNGN